The following are encoded together in the Rhodanobacter soli genome:
- the aat gene encoding leucyl/phenylalanyl-tRNA--protein transferase encodes MNRLPLLDAELWDRFPDPRQALAEPNGLLAFGGDLSPRRLLAAYSLGIFPWFGEHEPILWWSPDPRCVFHTETLRINRSLHRQLRGKSWRLTVDHAFDQVIRACAAPRANDAGTWLVPTMIDAYVQLHRLGHAHSVEVWDGERLVGGIYGVAIGRLFCGESMFSAESGGSKLALAALARLLRDMDFPLIDTQVSNPHTLGLGAVEMPRVEFLRQVARLGQLPGLVGSWAAFTPRLIQPCAGTGFSDRVP; translated from the coding sequence ATGAACAGGCTGCCGCTGCTGGATGCCGAACTCTGGGACCGCTTCCCCGACCCGCGCCAGGCGCTGGCCGAACCGAACGGCCTGCTCGCGTTCGGCGGCGACCTGTCGCCCCGGCGGCTGCTGGCCGCGTACAGTCTCGGCATCTTCCCGTGGTTCGGCGAGCACGAGCCGATCCTGTGGTGGTCGCCCGACCCGCGCTGCGTGTTCCATACCGAAACCCTGCGGATCAACCGCAGCCTGCACCGCCAGCTCAGGGGCAAATCATGGCGGCTGACCGTCGACCACGCATTCGACCAGGTCATCCGCGCCTGCGCCGCGCCGCGCGCCAACGACGCCGGCACCTGGCTGGTGCCGACGATGATCGACGCCTATGTCCAGTTGCACCGGCTCGGCCATGCGCACAGCGTGGAAGTGTGGGACGGCGAGCGCCTGGTCGGCGGCATCTACGGCGTCGCGATCGGCCGGCTGTTCTGCGGCGAGTCGATGTTCAGCGCGGAAAGCGGCGGCTCGAAGCTCGCCCTGGCCGCGCTGGCACGCCTGCTGCGCGACATGGATTTCCCGCTGATCGACACCCAGGTCAGCAACCCGCATACGCTCGGCCTGGGCGCCGTCGAGATGCCCCGTGTGGAATTCCTGCGCCAGGTGGCCCGGCTCGGCCAGTTGCCCGGGCTGGTCGGCAGCTGGGCCGCCTTCACGCCGCGGCTGATCCAGCCCTGCGCGGGGACCGGTTTCAGCGACCGAGTGCCTTGA
- a CDS encoding GNAT family N-acetyltransferase → MHNIRFHAAIAELPAAEWDALRADANPFVSHAFLDALERSGCIRPDWGWQTHHLGLYEDGRLLAAAPLYLKGNSHGEFVFDWSWASAWERAGGEYYPKLLNGVPYSPVPGPRLLAGNGARTPHLQRALADAMRDEAVRLGLSSVHANFLQAAELAAFGDDWLARSDVQFHWHNRGYRHFPDFLAALNHKKRKNILRERRQVAASGLAFEWRSGDTLSLDEWQRVHALYEATFDMKGNHAALTAAFFRRLGALGSIAQLALARDGAAIVAMALFVQGGNVLYGRYWGASMDVPGLHFELCYYRGIEYAIAHRLERFEPGAQGEHKLARGFLPVRTHSRHYLANPDFRAAVAAALASEAEAVDAYAAELQGHSPYADHGKVER, encoded by the coding sequence ATGCACAACATCCGCTTCCATGCCGCGATCGCCGAACTGCCAGCCGCGGAGTGGGACGCCCTGCGTGCCGATGCGAACCCGTTCGTGTCGCACGCGTTCCTGGACGCGCTGGAACGCAGCGGCTGCATCCGCCCCGACTGGGGCTGGCAGACGCATCACCTGGGCCTGTACGAAGACGGCCGCCTGCTGGCCGCCGCGCCGCTGTACCTGAAGGGCAATTCGCACGGCGAGTTCGTGTTCGACTGGAGCTGGGCCAGCGCGTGGGAGCGTGCCGGCGGCGAGTACTACCCGAAGCTGCTCAACGGCGTGCCCTACTCGCCCGTGCCCGGCCCGCGCCTGCTCGCCGGCAACGGCGCACGCACGCCGCACCTGCAGCGTGCGCTGGCCGACGCCATGCGCGACGAAGCCGTGCGGCTCGGCCTGTCATCGGTGCATGCGAATTTCCTGCAAGCTGCCGAACTGGCCGCCTTCGGCGACGACTGGCTGGCGCGCTCGGACGTGCAGTTCCACTGGCACAACCGCGGCTACCGCCACTTCCCGGATTTCCTCGCTGCGCTCAACCACAAGAAGCGCAAGAACATCCTGCGCGAACGCCGCCAGGTGGCGGCGAGCGGACTGGCCTTCGAGTGGCGCAGCGGCGACACGCTCAGTCTCGATGAATGGCAGCGCGTGCATGCGCTGTACGAAGCCACCTTCGACATGAAGGGCAACCACGCCGCGCTGACTGCCGCGTTCTTCCGCCGGCTCGGCGCGCTGGGATCGATCGCGCAGCTCGCACTGGCCCGCGACGGCGCGGCCATCGTGGCGATGGCGCTGTTCGTGCAAGGCGGCAACGTGCTGTACGGCCGCTACTGGGGCGCGTCGATGGACGTGCCCGGCCTGCATTTCGAGCTGTGCTACTACCGCGGCATCGAGTACGCGATCGCACACCGCCTGGAACGTTTCGAACCGGGCGCGCAGGGCGAACACAAGCTGGCGCGCGGGTTCCTGCCGGTGCGCACGCACTCGCGCCACTACCTGGCCAACCCCGATTTCCGTGCCGCGGTGGCGGCGGCGCTTGCCAGCGAGGCCGAAGCGGTCGACGCTTATGCCGCCGAGCTGCAAGGCCACAGCCCTTATGCCGATCACGGCAAGGTCGAACGATGA
- the trxB gene encoding thioredoxin-disulfide reductase encodes MKTVSTPKHSRLLILGSGPAGYTAAVYAARANLKPTMITGLQQGGQLMTTTDVDNWPGDVEGLQGPALMQRMAEHAERFHTEMIFDHIHTADLKQRPFRLKGDSGEYTADALIITTGATAKYLGIASEEKYKGKGVSACATCDGFFFRDQDVVVIGGGNTAVEEALYLANIGRKVYLVHRRDKLRAEKIMQDKLFEKAAAGKIELVWNHSIDEVLGDDTGVTGVRVKDVNSGVTRDIAATGFFVAIGHTPNTGIFEGQLDMHDGYIKIHSGQHGMATMTSVPGVFAAGDVADHIYRQAVTSAGFGCMAALDAERWLDQQTPAG; translated from the coding sequence ATGAAGACAGTCTCTACCCCCAAACACAGCCGCCTGCTGATCCTCGGCTCCGGCCCCGCCGGCTACACCGCTGCGGTGTATGCGGCCCGTGCCAACCTCAAGCCGACCATGATCACCGGCCTGCAACAGGGCGGCCAGCTGATGACCACCACCGACGTGGACAACTGGCCGGGCGACGTCGAGGGCCTGCAGGGGCCGGCGCTGATGCAGCGCATGGCCGAGCACGCCGAGCGCTTCCACACCGAGATGATCTTCGACCACATCCATACGGCGGACCTGAAGCAGCGCCCGTTCCGGCTCAAGGGCGACTCCGGCGAGTACACCGCCGACGCACTGATCATCACCACTGGCGCCACTGCCAAGTACCTCGGCATCGCCAGCGAGGAGAAGTACAAGGGCAAAGGCGTGTCCGCCTGCGCCACCTGCGACGGCTTCTTCTTCCGCGACCAGGACGTGGTGGTGATCGGCGGCGGCAACACCGCGGTCGAGGAGGCGCTGTACCTGGCCAACATCGGCCGCAAAGTTTACCTGGTGCATCGCCGCGACAAGCTGCGTGCCGAGAAGATCATGCAGGACAAGCTGTTCGAGAAGGCCGCCGCCGGCAAGATCGAGCTGGTCTGGAACCACAGCATCGACGAAGTGCTGGGCGACGACACCGGCGTCACCGGCGTGCGCGTGAAGGACGTCAACTCCGGCGTCACCCGCGACATCGCGGCCACCGGCTTCTTCGTGGCGATCGGCCACACGCCGAACACCGGCATCTTCGAAGGCCAGCTCGACATGCACGACGGCTACATCAAGATCCACAGCGGCCAGCACGGCATGGCCACGATGACCTCGGTGCCCGGCGTGTTCGCGGCCGGCGACGTGGCCGATCACATCTACCGCCAGGCCGTCACCTCGGCCGGCTTCGGCTGCATGGCCGCGCTGGACGCGGAACGCTGGCTGGATCAGCAGACCCCGGCGGGTTGA